In a single window of the Nodularia spumigena CCY9414 genome:
- a CDS encoding HhoA/HhoB/HtrA family serine endopeptidase: MDKTEHNLKVQDIDAWGWPHRRKSSSMIKLMLLSGLAVVSLSGCSLLPAKTPESQRNDPQSQVKTQNPNERRSALSTPAIISSSGENPNFVVAVVQNVGDAVVRIDASRIVQSRGVPTDPFLRRYFGNSQSSQPPQIERGSGSGFIINSSGQILTNSHVVDGADAVTVTLKDGRTFDGRVLGEDPVTDVALIEIEANNLPVLPLGDSDVLQPGEAVIAIGNPLGLNNTVTSGIISATGRSGSDIGVSDKRVDFIQTDAAINPGNSGGPLLNSRGEVIGMNTAIIRGAQGLGFAIPINTVQRISQELITKGRVDHPYLGIQMVTLTPEIKATIKRNSGDRLNFTADQGVLLIDIVPRSPASIAGLKSGDLIQSINNQPVTKIEEVQKLVENSQIGIPLQIQVERNGQVIAIAVSPAPLPVQTKG; this comes from the coding sequence AGTGGGTTAGCAGTGGTGTCTCTGAGCGGTTGCTCGTTGCTACCAGCCAAAACCCCTGAGAGTCAAAGAAATGATCCTCAGTCTCAGGTAAAGACTCAAAATCCCAATGAGCGCCGTTCGGCTCTGAGTACCCCAGCAATTATCTCCTCATCTGGTGAAAATCCTAACTTTGTAGTCGCAGTTGTACAAAACGTGGGAGATGCAGTAGTTCGGATTGATGCGTCTAGAATAGTACAGTCTCGTGGTGTACCAACTGATCCATTTCTGCGGCGGTATTTTGGGAATTCCCAGTCATCACAGCCGCCACAAATAGAGCGGGGTAGCGGTTCTGGATTTATTATTAATTCCTCTGGTCAAATTTTGACTAATTCTCATGTTGTAGACGGTGCTGATGCTGTCACTGTCACCCTCAAGGATGGTAGGACTTTTGATGGTAGAGTGCTGGGGGAAGATCCGGTTACAGATGTGGCTTTAATCGAAATTGAGGCTAATAATTTACCAGTTTTACCTCTAGGCGATTCTGATGTCTTGCAACCAGGAGAAGCCGTAATTGCCATTGGTAATCCTTTAGGGTTGAATAATACTGTTACCTCTGGTATAATCAGCGCTACGGGGCGTTCTGGTAGTGATATTGGGGTGAGTGATAAGCGCGTTGACTTTATTCAAACCGATGCCGCCATTAACCCTGGTAACTCTGGCGGACCATTACTAAATTCCCGTGGGGAGGTAATTGGGATGAATACAGCAATTATTCGCGGCGCTCAAGGGTTAGGATTTGCTATTCCCATTAACACAGTACAAAGAATTTCTCAGGAATTAATCACTAAAGGGAGGGTTGATCATCCTTACTTAGGTATTCAAATGGTGACTTTAACACCAGAGATTAAAGCCACAATCAAGAGAAATTCCGGCGATCGCTTAAATTTTACAGCAGACCAGGGCGTTTTATTAATTGATATTGTCCCGCGATCGCCTGCATCTATTGCTGGACTAAAATCTGGTGATCTGATTCAAAGTATTAATAACCAACCTGTGACTAAAATTGAAGAAGTACAAAAACTGGTAGAAAATAGCCAAATTGGTATTCCTTTACAAATACAAGTGGAACGCAATGGACAGGTTATTGCAATAGCAGTTAGTCCTGCACCTTTACCAGTACAAACAAAAGGTTAA